The following coding sequences lie in one Saccharopolyspora hordei genomic window:
- a CDS encoding ribonuclease domain-containing protein: MMRITSKTVQLLLAGLLAVVGLVGFSTGAVSAPVTAPVAVQAPCGDTSGFEKVNLSDLPAEAAETVDLIQQGGPFPYPQDGTVFENREGILPDCETGYYHEYTVETPGSDDRGARRFVVGEGGEYFYTDDHYESFKLTDINA; encoded by the coding sequence ATGATGCGGATCACGTCGAAGACAGTGCAGCTGCTGCTGGCCGGGCTGCTCGCGGTGGTGGGCCTGGTCGGGTTCTCCACGGGCGCGGTCTCCGCGCCGGTCACCGCGCCGGTGGCCGTGCAGGCGCCGTGCGGCGACACCTCCGGGTTCGAGAAGGTCAACCTGTCCGACCTGCCGGCCGAGGCGGCCGAGACCGTGGACCTGATCCAGCAGGGCGGCCCGTTCCCGTACCCCCAGGACGGCACGGTGTTCGAGAACCGGGAGGGCATCCTCCCGGACTGCGAGACCGGCTACTACCACGAGTACACGGTGGAGACCCCGGGCAGTGACGACCGCGGTGCCCGCCGCTTCGTCGTCGGCGAGGGCGGTGAGTACTTCTACACCGACGACCACTACGAGAGCTTCAAGCTGACCGACATCAACGCCTGA
- a CDS encoding DivIVA domain-containing protein → MYRVFEALDELVTIVEEARGVPMTSGCVVPRGDVLELLDDVRDAIPQELDDAQDVLDHRDEVISTAEAKADKAVTDARNEAERTLAAARAEAEQLLAEAREKADELLAEARGQAEQAVTAGRREYEDYVSRAQSEADRMVQAGRAAYEQSVHEGKAEQARLVSDTEVVQAANAEAKRIVDQANEDAERLRSECDAYVDSRLADFEDLLSRTLRTVGKGRQQLRSPVGAPFDYEEWGSNASSTSN, encoded by the coding sequence GTGTACCGGGTGTTCGAGGCCCTCGACGAGCTGGTCACGATCGTGGAAGAGGCGCGTGGCGTTCCCATGACCTCGGGGTGCGTGGTGCCCCGCGGCGACGTGCTGGAGCTCCTCGACGACGTCAGGGACGCGATCCCGCAGGAGCTGGACGACGCCCAGGACGTGCTCGACCACCGTGACGAGGTCATCTCCACCGCCGAGGCGAAGGCGGACAAGGCCGTCACCGACGCCCGCAACGAGGCCGAGCGCACCCTCGCCGCGGCCCGCGCGGAGGCCGAGCAGCTGCTCGCCGAGGCGCGGGAGAAGGCCGACGAGCTGCTCGCCGAGGCGCGCGGCCAGGCCGAGCAGGCGGTGACCGCCGGTCGCCGCGAGTACGAGGACTACGTCAGCCGCGCCCAGTCGGAGGCCGACCGGATGGTGCAGGCCGGCCGGGCCGCCTACGAGCAGTCGGTGCACGAGGGCAAGGCGGAGCAGGCCCGGTTGGTGTCCGACACCGAGGTCGTGCAGGCGGCCAACGCCGAGGCCAAGCGGATCGTCGACCAGGCCAACGAGGACGCCGAGCGGCTGCGCAGCGAGTGCGACGCCTACGTGGACTCCCGCCTCGCCGACTTCGAGGACCTGCTGAGCCGCACCCTGCGCACGGTCGGCAAGGGCCGCCAGCAGCTCCGCAGCCCCGTCGGTGCCCCCTTCGACTACGAGGAGTGGGGCTCGAACGCGAGCTCCACCTCGAACTGA
- a CDS encoding YceD family protein has protein sequence MSQNQDERAAQAGPWVIDTREIGHRAGSSRAYARSAPAPAGFGLDMIKVPEGEPVELDLLAESVVEGVLVSGTAVAHLSGECARCLDPISDEVEVEVRELFAYPDSATDTTSDDDEVERVVDDLIDLEPTVRDAMLLSLPSAPLCSPDCQGLCSGCGVKWAELAPDHTHETIDPRWAALRERFGGTEEEK, from the coding sequence ATGTCTCAGAACCAGGATGAGCGTGCCGCGCAGGCCGGGCCCTGGGTGATCGACACCCGGGAGATCGGCCACCGCGCAGGCAGCAGCCGCGCCTACGCGCGCAGCGCCCCGGCGCCGGCCGGGTTCGGGCTGGACATGATCAAGGTGCCCGAGGGTGAGCCGGTCGAGCTCGACCTCCTGGCGGAGTCGGTGGTCGAGGGCGTGCTGGTGTCGGGTACCGCCGTGGCTCACCTGTCCGGTGAGTGCGCTCGGTGCCTGGACCCGATCTCCGACGAGGTCGAGGTCGAGGTGCGCGAGCTGTTCGCCTACCCGGACAGCGCCACGGACACGACCAGCGATGACGACGAGGTGGAGCGGGTCGTCGACGACCTGATCGACCTCGAACCGACGGTGCGGGACGCGATGCTGCTGTCGCTTCCGTCGGCACCGTTGTGCTCGCCGGACTGCCAGGGGCTGTGCTCCGGGTGCGGCGTGAAGTGGGCCGAACTCGCCCCCGATCACACGCATGAGACCATTGACCCTCGCTGGGCCGCGTTGCGAGAGCGGTTCGGCGGGACCGAGGAGGAGAAGTAG
- the rpmF gene encoding 50S ribosomal protein L32, whose product MAVPKRKMSRANTRHRRSQWKTSAPTLVQCSNRSCREQKLPHVVCPACGQYDGRQVVQPA is encoded by the coding sequence GTGGCCGTCCCGAAGCGCAAGATGTCCCGGGCCAACACCCGTCACCGCCGGTCGCAGTGGAAGACCTCGGCGCCGACGCTGGTGCAGTGCTCGAACCGTTCCTGCCGCGAGCAGAAGCTGCCGCACGTGGTCTGCCCGGCGTGCGGTCAGTACGACGGCCGCCAGGTCGTCCAGCCCGCCTGA
- the rnc gene encoding ribonuclease III, giving the protein MGGKQSRARKVDRGPLLAALGVELDAELLTLALTHRSYAYENGGLPPNERLEFLGDAVLGLVITDRLYNDHPDLAEGQLAKLRASVVNMHALAGVARGLGEGGLGEYLLLGRGEELTGGRDKASILADGLEAVLGAVYLEKGIDVAREVVHRLFEPLLAEAPQRGAGLDWKTSLQELTAAASLGVPEYRVEEQGPDHRKEFSAYVAVGGQTYGRGDGRTKKEAEQKAAEAAWRQLSQKTGESAESST; this is encoded by the coding sequence GTGGGGGGAAAGCAGTCGCGGGCCCGGAAGGTCGACCGGGGCCCGTTGTTGGCAGCGCTCGGCGTCGAGCTCGACGCCGAGCTGCTGACCCTCGCCCTCACCCATCGCTCCTACGCCTACGAGAACGGTGGCCTCCCGCCGAACGAGCGGTTGGAGTTCCTGGGTGACGCGGTGCTCGGACTGGTGATCACCGATCGCCTGTACAACGACCACCCGGACCTCGCGGAGGGCCAGCTCGCGAAGCTGCGCGCCAGCGTGGTCAACATGCACGCGCTGGCCGGGGTCGCGCGGGGGCTCGGTGAGGGCGGCCTGGGTGAGTACCTGCTGCTGGGCAGGGGCGAGGAACTCACGGGGGGCCGGGACAAGGCGAGCATCCTCGCGGACGGCCTCGAGGCCGTGCTCGGCGCGGTGTACCTGGAGAAGGGCATCGACGTCGCGCGCGAGGTGGTGCACCGGCTGTTCGAGCCGCTGCTGGCCGAGGCGCCGCAGCGCGGTGCCGGCCTGGACTGGAAGACCAGCCTGCAGGAGCTGACCGCGGCGGCGAGCCTGGGCGTCCCGGAGTACCGGGTCGAGGAACAGGGGCCGGACCACCGCAAGGAGTTCAGCGCCTACGTGGCCGTCGGCGGGCAGACCTACGGTCGCGGTGACGGGCGCACCAAGAAGGAAGCCGAGCAGAAGGCCGCCGAAGCGGCGTGGCGCCAGCTCTCCCAGAAGACCGGGGAGAGCGCGGAGTCGTCCACCTGA
- the mutM gene encoding bifunctional DNA-formamidopyrimidine glycosylase/DNA-(apurinic or apyrimidinic site) lyase: MPELPEVEVVRRGVAEHAVGRTVAGVEVLHPRAVRRHVPGPDDLVGRLTGRVLSAARRRGKYLWLELGGAGAAPQLSGGEALVVHLGMSGQLLVQPVGAPDEKHLRVRFRFADGGPELRFVDQRTFGGVHLAELVEVDGVALPKPVAHIAPDPLEESFDLDQVAARLRARRTGIKRALLDQTLVSGIGNIYADEALWRAKLHWARPTATLTRPKVRELFDGVVEVMQDALRAGGTSFDALYVNVNGESGYFDRSLAVYGQLDRPCRRCGAPIRRDPFMNRSSYTCPVCQPKPRNAHL, translated from the coding sequence GTGCCCGAATTGCCTGAGGTCGAGGTCGTCCGGCGCGGAGTCGCCGAACACGCGGTCGGTCGCACGGTGGCCGGCGTCGAGGTCCTGCACCCGCGCGCGGTGCGCCGCCACGTGCCCGGACCGGACGACCTCGTCGGGCGCCTGACCGGCCGCGTGCTGAGCGCGGCGCGGCGGCGCGGCAAGTACCTGTGGCTGGAGCTCGGCGGTGCGGGCGCGGCGCCCCAGCTGTCCGGTGGCGAGGCCCTGGTCGTGCACCTCGGGATGAGCGGCCAGCTGCTCGTCCAGCCCGTCGGCGCCCCGGACGAGAAGCACCTGCGCGTGCGGTTCCGGTTCGCCGACGGTGGCCCGGAGCTGCGGTTCGTCGACCAGCGCACCTTCGGCGGGGTGCACCTGGCCGAGCTGGTCGAGGTGGACGGGGTCGCGCTGCCGAAGCCCGTCGCGCACATCGCGCCCGACCCGCTGGAGGAGAGCTTCGACCTGGACCAGGTGGCGGCGCGGTTGCGGGCGCGGCGCACCGGCATCAAGCGGGCGCTGCTCGACCAGACCCTGGTGTCCGGCATCGGCAACATCTACGCCGACGAGGCGCTGTGGCGCGCCAAGCTGCACTGGGCGCGGCCCACGGCGACGCTGACCCGGCCCAAGGTCCGCGAACTGTTCGACGGCGTCGTCGAGGTGATGCAGGACGCGCTGCGCGCGGGCGGCACCTCCTTCGACGCGCTGTACGTCAACGTCAACGGCGAGTCCGGCTACTTCGACCGGTCGCTGGCGGTGTACGGCCAGCTGGACCGCCCGTGCCGACGCTGTGGTGCGCCGATCCGGCGCGACCCGTTCATGAACCGCTCCTCCTACACCTGCCCGGTGTGCCAGCCGAAGCCGCGCAACGCCCACCTCTAA
- a CDS encoding bifunctional glycosyltransferase family 2/GtrA family protein, protein MSAVPQLDVGRRAPRRRTATVDVVIPVHNEERSLPGCLEVLSEHLAGEFPFSWTITVVDNASTDGTLRVAHELAASMDRVRVLHLDRKGRGLALRTAWSYSDADVVAYMDVDLSTGLDALLPLVAPLVNGHSDLAIGSRLAPGSRTVRGGGRELVSRCYNRLVHWTHGSRFTDAQCGFKAARADVVKPLLPAVRDDSWFFDTELLLLAEHNGLRVHEVPVDWVEDVDTRVDVVRTALDDLAGLVRVARAKVTGAARVPDLPRRPAPRAAHPRAVLAERENGLLWQLVSFAAIGLVSTVLTSVLYAVLRTWWPPLLANFVALVVMNLWNTEANRRFTFLRRAGSSGRVHLQGLVVFALYYAVTSGALLGLHAWQPDPSRWLEVLVLVASSVLGTALRFVLLRTWVFRSGAEGTS, encoded by the coding sequence ATGAGCGCCGTGCCGCAGCTCGACGTCGGGCGCCGCGCGCCGCGTCGGAGGACCGCGACCGTCGACGTCGTGATCCCGGTGCACAACGAGGAACGGTCGCTGCCCGGGTGCCTTGAGGTGCTCAGCGAACACTTGGCCGGGGAGTTCCCGTTCTCCTGGACGATCACGGTCGTCGACAACGCCAGCACGGACGGGACGCTGCGCGTTGCGCACGAGCTGGCCGCGTCGATGGACCGGGTGCGGGTGCTGCACCTGGACCGCAAGGGGCGCGGGCTGGCGCTGCGCACCGCGTGGAGCTACAGCGACGCCGACGTCGTGGCCTACATGGACGTCGACCTGTCGACCGGGCTCGACGCGCTGCTGCCGCTGGTCGCGCCGCTGGTGAACGGGCATTCCGACCTGGCCATCGGGTCGCGGTTGGCGCCCGGGTCGCGGACCGTGCGCGGGGGCGGGCGCGAGCTGGTCTCGCGTTGCTACAACCGCCTGGTCCACTGGACGCACGGCAGCCGGTTCACCGATGCGCAGTGCGGGTTCAAGGCGGCCCGGGCCGATGTGGTCAAGCCACTGCTGCCCGCGGTCCGGGACGACTCCTGGTTCTTCGACACCGAGCTCCTGCTGCTGGCCGAGCACAACGGCCTGCGGGTGCACGAGGTGCCGGTGGACTGGGTCGAGGACGTCGACACCCGCGTGGACGTGGTGCGCACCGCGCTCGACGACCTGGCCGGGCTGGTGCGGGTCGCGCGGGCCAAGGTCACCGGTGCCGCGCGGGTGCCGGACCTGCCGCGACGGCCCGCGCCGCGCGCGGCGCACCCGCGGGCCGTGCTGGCCGAGCGGGAGAACGGCCTGCTGTGGCAACTGGTCTCGTTCGCCGCCATCGGTCTGGTGTCCACTGTGCTCACGTCGGTGCTGTACGCGGTGCTGCGCACCTGGTGGCCGCCGCTGCTGGCGAACTTCGTCGCGCTGGTCGTGATGAACCTGTGGAACACCGAGGCCAACCGCCGGTTCACCTTCCTGCGGCGGGCGGGTTCGTCCGGGCGCGTGCACCTGCAGGGGCTGGTCGTGTTCGCGCTGTACTACGCGGTGACCTCCGGGGCGCTGCTCGGTCTGCACGCCTGGCAGCCGGATCCGTCGCGGTGGCTGGAGGTCCTGGTGCTCGTGGCGTCCTCGGTGCTCGGCACGGCGCTGCGTTTCGTGCTGCTGCGCACCTGGGTGTTCCGGTCCGGTGCGGAGGGGACGTCATGA
- a CDS encoding glycosyltransferase family 39 protein gives MTAVAEPRTAPAWTRVRRWEPWALAGICAVAAVLYLWGIGSSWGNSYYSAAVKSMSQSVENFVFGSFDPVGVVTVDKPPMALWVQVLSAQVFGYSRFALLFPQAAMGVAAVFLLHRAVRRWAGEHAALLAGLVLALTPITVVINRDNNPDTLLVLLVVAAAYAMARAVEARRATGWLALAALLVGCGFLTKMLQAWMVLPAFIAAFLLGSRSGWGRKVLDLGVAAVVLLVSSFWWVAATALWPSPKPFIGGSEDGSAWDLVFGYNGFGRIFGEDGDPGGGPGPGGPGGGGGFSGSPGALRMVNEQLAGQISWLLPLCALVLVSVLVVGVRRRPVDRAQLAGWVLWGGWLVVIGLMFSFAQGIMHPYYTTMLAPAVGAVVGAGLVRFWRWYREPGAKAWLLPVGVAITVAWAMAVVARDLSWHAWAGYAAVGVGFVALVVLAIGRRGGVALARSGLVLGLVAVLLVPTAWSAIAAVRGETGMGGTNPMAGPETSMRPPGMPGPGMRPPGVGGDGGQLPGGPPFGRDDRRGGPGGASLSADQEELVDYVQAQAGDLTVPLAVDGGSMGASAFIIGSDLTVIGMGGFSGGDEAPSVAQLAAWKRSGQLGFVLLGGGPGGMRGPSGPGLPGGPDADLPGGPGGQARVARQEWVERNCTPVDPAEWGGSADSGQELYACR, from the coding sequence ATGACCGCTGTCGCTGAGCCGCGCACCGCGCCGGCCTGGACCCGGGTGCGCAGGTGGGAACCGTGGGCGCTGGCCGGGATCTGTGCCGTCGCCGCGGTGCTGTACCTGTGGGGCATCGGGAGTTCGTGGGGGAACTCGTACTACTCGGCGGCTGTGAAGTCGATGTCGCAGAGCGTCGAGAACTTCGTCTTCGGTTCCTTCGACCCGGTCGGTGTGGTCACAGTGGACAAACCGCCGATGGCCCTGTGGGTGCAGGTGCTCTCGGCGCAGGTGTTCGGGTACAGCCGGTTCGCCCTGCTGTTCCCGCAGGCGGCGATGGGGGTCGCGGCGGTCTTCCTGCTGCACCGTGCGGTCCGGCGGTGGGCGGGGGAGCACGCCGCGCTGCTGGCCGGGCTGGTGCTGGCGCTGACGCCGATCACCGTGGTGATCAACCGGGACAACAACCCGGACACGCTGCTGGTGCTGCTCGTGGTCGCGGCCGCCTACGCGATGGCGCGGGCTGTCGAGGCGCGGCGGGCCACCGGGTGGCTCGCGCTCGCCGCGCTGCTGGTCGGGTGCGGCTTCCTGACGAAGATGCTGCAGGCGTGGATGGTGCTGCCCGCGTTCATCGCCGCCTTCCTGCTGGGCAGCCGGTCCGGGTGGGGCCGCAAGGTCCTGGACCTCGGGGTGGCGGCGGTCGTGCTCCTGGTGAGCTCGTTCTGGTGGGTGGCGGCGACCGCGCTGTGGCCGTCGCCGAAGCCGTTCATCGGGGGCAGCGAGGACGGGTCCGCGTGGGACCTGGTCTTCGGCTACAACGGGTTCGGCCGGATCTTCGGCGAGGACGGCGATCCCGGCGGGGGACCCGGACCCGGTGGTCCCGGTGGCGGCGGGGGCTTCTCCGGCTCGCCGGGTGCGCTGCGGATGGTCAACGAGCAGCTCGCCGGTCAGATCAGCTGGTTGCTGCCGCTGTGCGCGCTGGTGCTGGTGTCGGTGCTCGTGGTCGGTGTCCGGCGGCGCCCGGTGGACCGCGCGCAGCTCGCGGGCTGGGTGCTGTGGGGCGGCTGGCTGGTGGTCATCGGCCTGATGTTCAGCTTCGCGCAGGGCATCATGCACCCCTACTACACGACGATGCTGGCGCCCGCGGTCGGTGCGGTGGTCGGGGCCGGGCTGGTCCGGTTCTGGCGCTGGTACCGGGAACCCGGCGCGAAGGCGTGGCTGCTGCCGGTCGGCGTCGCGATCACCGTGGCCTGGGCGATGGCTGTGGTGGCGCGCGACCTGAGCTGGCACGCCTGGGCGGGCTACGCCGCCGTGGGCGTGGGGTTCGTCGCGCTGGTCGTGCTCGCCATCGGCCGGCGCGGCGGGGTCGCGCTGGCGCGGTCCGGTCTGGTGTTGGGGCTGGTCGCGGTGCTGCTGGTGCCGACGGCGTGGTCGGCGATCGCCGCGGTGCGCGGCGAGACCGGCATGGGCGGCACCAACCCGATGGCCGGCCCGGAGACCAGCATGCGCCCGCCGGGGATGCCCGGGCCGGGGATGCGGCCACCGGGCGTCGGCGGGGACGGCGGGCAGCTCCCCGGTGGCCCGCCGTTCGGCAGGGACGACCGGCGAGGCGGTCCGGGCGGCGCCTCGCTCAGCGCGGACCAGGAGGAGCTGGTCGACTACGTCCAGGCGCAGGCCGGGGACCTCACGGTGCCGCTGGCGGTCGACGGCGGGTCGATGGGGGCGTCGGCCTTCATCATCGGCTCCGACCTGACCGTGATCGGCATGGGCGGTTTCAGCGGCGGTGACGAAGCGCCGTCGGTGGCGCAGCTGGCCGCGTGGAAGCGGTCCGGTCAGCTCGGTTTCGTCCTCCTCGGCGGCGGTCCGGGCGGCATGCGCGGGCCGAGTGGCCCCGGCCTGCCCGGCGGACCGGATGCCGACCTGCCGGGCGGCCCCGGTGGCCAGGCGCGCGTGGCGCGCCAGGAGTGGGTCGAGCGGAACTGCACCCCGGTGGACCCGGCGGAGTGGGGCGGCTCGGCCGACAGCGGCCAGGAGCTCTACGCCTGCCGCTGA
- a CDS encoding response regulator — protein sequence MVASDGARVLVVDDEPNILELLTAALRLSGFEVHGAGTAADALRAAAEWRPDIVVLDVMLPDRDGFSVASELRAGGDTVPVLFLTARDAVEDRIAGLTAGGDDYVTKPFSLDEVVLRLRAILRRVRPAQGDDATLRYHDLELDEDRYEVRRAGRVVALSPTEFKLLRYLMVNAEKVVSKVQILDRVWNYEYGGDGRIVESYISYLRRKIDTTAPALIHTVRGVGYVLRLPPEHR from the coding sequence GTGGTCGCTTCGGACGGGGCTCGGGTGCTGGTCGTCGACGACGAGCCGAACATCCTCGAACTGCTCACGGCTGCGCTGCGGTTGAGCGGGTTCGAGGTGCACGGCGCCGGGACCGCGGCCGACGCGCTGCGCGCCGCGGCGGAGTGGCGGCCCGACATCGTCGTGCTGGACGTGATGCTGCCGGACCGGGACGGCTTCTCGGTGGCCTCCGAGCTGCGCGCGGGCGGCGACACCGTCCCGGTGCTGTTCCTGACCGCGCGGGACGCCGTCGAGGACCGCATCGCGGGGCTGACCGCCGGCGGCGACGACTACGTCACCAAGCCGTTCAGCCTGGACGAGGTGGTGCTGCGGCTGCGCGCGATCCTGCGGCGGGTGCGGCCCGCGCAGGGCGACGACGCGACGCTGCGCTACCATGACCTCGAACTCGACGAGGACCGCTACGAGGTGCGCCGCGCCGGGCGGGTGGTCGCGCTCTCGCCGACCGAGTTCAAGCTGCTGCGCTACCTGATGGTCAACGCCGAGAAGGTGGTCAGCAAGGTGCAGATCCTCGACCGGGTGTGGAACTACGAGTACGGCGGGGACGGCCGGATCGTCGAGTCCTACATCAGCTACCTGCGGCGCAAGATCGACACGACCGCGCCCGCGCTGATCCACACCGTCCGCGGCGTGGGGTACGTGCTGCGGCTGCCCCCGGAGCACCGGTGA
- a CDS encoding HAMP domain-containing sensor histidine kinase → MRGTLRGRLVLVLLSALLLGLLAMGFTSTVLLSRSLLDRTDERLAELAGPWEHGALPPPDPTRAPPRPGRGDLPTDFRVLVFDPVLGQVGGVLGSPEGDLGGPLLVEPTRGPEVGTVPDRAGGADWRVRTVALPNGRVAVLALSLSTVDATVRQLVTIELAVGGVVLVVLAAAAAVTVRLSLRPLDRIERTADAIAAGHLDRRVPDQDPRTEAGRLGAALNTMLGRLVDALQQRERSEQRLRRFVADASHELRTPLTSIRGFAELYRRSDQHRPEDVRMMMRRIESEAVRMGGLVEDMLLLARLDRERTVDLAELDLVPLVQDVVADGRARDPDREITWRGPEQLRVLGDGPRVRQVLTNLLSNALLHSTPGSPITVEVAHDAQRGGALASAGAELPPGSPVAVVSVADSGPGISVEHASRIFDRFYRVDDGRTRAAGGTGLGLAIAAALAEAHNGCVELRSNSAGGCTFRLVLPLT, encoded by the coding sequence GTGAGGGGGACGCTGCGCGGGCGGCTGGTGCTCGTGCTGCTCAGCGCGCTGCTGCTGGGCCTGCTGGCGATGGGCTTCACCAGCACCGTGCTGCTGAGCCGGTCGCTGCTCGACCGCACCGACGAGCGGTTGGCCGAGCTGGCCGGACCGTGGGAGCACGGCGCGCTGCCGCCGCCGGACCCGACGCGCGCCCCGCCGAGGCCCGGCCGGGGAGACCTGCCGACCGACTTCCGGGTGCTGGTGTTCGACCCGGTCCTGGGCCAGGTCGGCGGGGTGCTCGGGAGCCCGGAGGGCGATCTCGGCGGTCCGCTGCTGGTGGAGCCGACGCGCGGGCCCGAGGTGGGGACGGTGCCGGACCGGGCGGGCGGCGCGGACTGGCGGGTGCGCACCGTCGCGCTGCCCAACGGCCGCGTCGCCGTGCTCGCCCTGTCGCTGTCCACAGTGGATGCGACGGTGCGGCAGCTGGTCACCATCGAGCTGGCGGTGGGCGGGGTCGTGCTGGTCGTGCTGGCGGCGGCCGCCGCGGTGACGGTGCGGCTGAGCCTGCGGCCGCTGGACCGGATCGAGCGCACCGCCGACGCCATCGCGGCCGGGCACCTGGACCGCCGCGTCCCGGACCAGGACCCGCGGACCGAGGCCGGGCGGCTCGGCGCGGCGCTGAACACGATGCTCGGCCGCCTGGTGGACGCCCTGCAGCAGCGGGAGCGGTCCGAGCAGCGGCTGCGGCGGTTCGTCGCGGACGCCTCGCACGAGCTGCGCACCCCGCTGACCTCGATCCGCGGCTTCGCCGAGCTGTACCGGCGCAGCGACCAGCACCGGCCGGAGGACGTGCGGATGATGATGCGCCGCATCGAGTCCGAGGCGGTGCGCATGGGCGGCCTGGTGGAGGACATGCTGCTGCTGGCGCGGCTGGACCGGGAGCGCACCGTGGACCTGGCGGAGCTCGACCTGGTGCCGCTGGTGCAGGACGTGGTCGCGGACGGGCGGGCGCGCGACCCCGACCGGGAGATCACCTGGCGCGGGCCCGAGCAGCTGCGCGTGCTGGGCGACGGCCCGCGCGTCCGGCAGGTCCTGACGAACCTGCTGAGCAACGCGCTGCTGCACAGCACCCCGGGCTCGCCGATCACCGTGGAGGTGGCGCACGACGCGCAGCGCGGGGGAGCGCTCGCTTCGGCGGGGGCGGAGCTGCCGCCCGGCAGCCCGGTCGCGGTGGTGTCGGTGGCCGACAGCGGGCCGGGCATCAGCGTCGAGCACGCGAGCCGGATCTTCGACCGCTTCTACCGGGTGGACGACGGACGCACCCGCGCGGCCGGCGGAACGGGGCTGGGGCTGGCGATCGCGGCGGCCCTGGCGGAGGCGCACAACGGCTGCGTGGAGCTGCGGTCGAACTCCGCCGGGGGCTGCACCTTCCGCCTCGTGCTGCCGCTGACCTGA